TATTAACAGGTGGCGGAGCTTTGCTTAAAGGTTGCACAGAATTAGCTGAAGAAGTTTTTGGTCTGCCTTCAAGAATTGGGGTGCCGTTGGATTTAGGAACTGGTCTTTCAAAAGAAATTGAAAGTCCGGAATTTGCAACTGTAGCTGGATTAGCAAAAGGAATTCCAGGTACAGGTTCTTCAGAAAATTTAATCAGTGTAAAATCTTCTGGTACAAAAAAGAAAAAAATATCTGAAATGATAAAACGTTTTAAAGTTTTTTTTGATGAATTATAATAACCACAACAAGGAGGAATAAATGCCATCATTCTTTGCGATTATCGATCGTGAGCAACCGATGTCTGCACAACTGAAAGTAGTTGGTGTTGGCGGCGGTGGATGCAACGCTATCGAAAGTATGATTAAAAGAGGTTTGACTGGTGTTGAGTATGTTGCTGTCAATACGGATGCGCAAGCTCTTTATTCTAACAGTGCATCTCAAAAAGTACAGATTGGTGGTAAACTTACTAGCGGACTTGGCGCTGGAGCTGATCCAAACGTTGGTAAGAAAGCTGCCGAAGAAGACCGCGAAAGAATTACTAAAATTCTGGAAGGTAGTGATATGGTATTTATTACCGCCGGTATGGGAGGAGGAACAGGCACCGGCGCTGCTCCAATTGTTGCTTCCATCGCTAAAAGTCTTGGCGCTTTAGTAGTTGGAATTGTTACTAAACCTTTCCGATGGGAAGGTAAAAAGAGAATGTTAAACGCTGAAACTGGAATTGGTGATCTTAGACAGTTTGTTGATAGTTTGATCGTTATTCCTAACGAAAGATTATTAAACATACTCGATAAATCTACTCCGGCTTCACTTGCATTTGATAAACCAAATGAAGTGTTATATGAAGCAACACGCGGTATTGCGGACATCATTACAGTTGGTGGAATTATTAACGTTGATTTTGCTGATGTTCGTGCTGTGATGAATCAAAGTGGAGAAGCTTTGATGGGCTGCGGAATTGCCAGCGGCGAAAACCGTGCGCAGGAAGCTGCTCAGAAAGCCATCTCATCACCACTTCTTGAAGGTGTTAGTATAAAAGGAGCTAAAAATATTTTACTAAACGTAACTGGTTCTAATTCATTAACTATGCAGGAGATTGACGAAGGGAATAAAGTTATTTACGATGCCGCAGGTGAAGAAGCAAATGTTATTTTCGGTTGGGTTTTGAAAGATGAAATGAATGAATATGTTTCTTACACTGTAATTGCAACTGGCTTCGATTCGGCAAGAAAGAATGTTGATAAACCAGTAAAACAGACTATAAAAGAAAAACCAACATTCAGTGGAATTAGAGGCGGATTTAATCATAGCGAATTTAATCAAAGTGAATTAAACTTCGGTGATAAAGAAGATCTTGATGTTCCTACAATCTTTCGGGTGAAAGGTTCTAAATCAACTTTAACAGAAGAAACTCCTTTACCAATAGGCGGATTTACAATCGATAAAATCAGGAACTATCAGCTTAGTGATAAGAAAAAGAAAGAAGAAAAAATTGAAGATGAGGACAGCTCATCGTTCTTAAGAATGATGATGGATTAAAGGTTCATCAAGTTAAAAAGCTATAAAGTTTGTCAAGTCGTATTAAAAGCTTTTTAACTTGATAAATCATTTTGACTTTAATTCTATCTTAGGCTGAATGATTTCACCTTGTTGTGGTTAACAAGAATAATGATTCTCATTATAGAAATCTTCAGCCTTTTTGTTTAACCACAAAAACTTAATCAATTTTCCCAAATGTGTAATTGTATTTTAAGAATATCCCCAATTTTTATGGCAAGACTAAATTAATTTTAAAAATGTAGAAAAAGGTGTCAAGTTTAATTTCATTTTTTTTTTATTATAGAAATAGTCCAATCATCATCCTGCTGGGTTGAATTAACAAACTTTCTCACTTCACCAAACAAATTTTTTAAAATGTCACCTGTTTTTTCATTTAGGTTTGCTCGAATATTTTTTATAAACCTATCGTCACCATAAAATTCTTCAACACCGTTTTG
The Ignavibacteriales bacterium DNA segment above includes these coding regions:
- the ftsZ gene encoding cell division protein FtsZ yields the protein MPSFFAIIDREQPMSAQLKVVGVGGGGCNAIESMIKRGLTGVEYVAVNTDAQALYSNSASQKVQIGGKLTSGLGAGADPNVGKKAAEEDRERITKILEGSDMVFITAGMGGGTGTGAAPIVASIAKSLGALVVGIVTKPFRWEGKKRMLNAETGIGDLRQFVDSLIVIPNERLLNILDKSTPASLAFDKPNEVLYEATRGIADIITVGGIINVDFADVRAVMNQSGEALMGCGIASGENRAQEAAQKAISSPLLEGVSIKGAKNILLNVTGSNSLTMQEIDEGNKVIYDAAGEEANVIFGWVLKDEMNEYVSYTVIATGFDSARKNVDKPVKQTIKEKPTFSGIRGGFNHSEFNQSELNFGDKEDLDVPTIFRVKGSKSTLTEETPLPIGGFTIDKIRNYQLSDKKKKEEKIEDEDSSSFLRMMMD